A region from the Riemerella anatipestifer genome encodes:
- the metH gene encoding methionine synthase, whose product MKGNHHQLELPARPLKLSGLEPLIITPESNFVNVGERTNVAGSKRFLRLVKEGNYSEALDIARHQVEGGAQILDVNMDDGLIDGKEAMVKFLNLIASEPDIARIPIMIDSSKWEILEAGLQVVQGKAVVNSISLKGGEEEFINQAKKIKRYGAAVIVMAFDEVGQADTYDRRIEIAERSYRLLVDKVNFAPEDIIFDLNIFPVATGMEEHRRNAIDFIEATRWVRQNLPYASVSGGVSNVSFSFRGNDTVREAMHSVFLYHAIQAGMNMGIVNPTMLEVYDEIPKELLTLVEDVILDRKDDATERLLEYSETHKSTKKEKVEDLSWREQSLQERITYSLVKGIDRFVEEDMDAALKVSEKPLDIIENNLMTGMGVVGDLFGSGKMFLPQVVKSARVMKKAVAYLQPFIEREKDATRPSNGKILMATVKGDVHDIGKNIVSVVLGCNNYDIVDLGVMVPAEKIIQTAIDEKVDVIGLSGLITPSLDEMVHIASELERQNLEFPLMIGGATTSKAHTAVKIAPQYRNTVVHVNDASRAVNVVSSLLNKEKSNAYALNLREEYDEFREKFLGRKIDKEYVSIEEARQERFKIDWEKETISKPNSLGIKAIENQDLEALLPYIDWSPFFRSWDLHGKYPQILEDEVVGIQSQELYHDAQKMLKKILKEKTLTAKAVFGIFPAQSNDKDDIIINKNEEKIAFRTLRQQLKKSKGKPYYALSDFIAPETSGKQDYLGLFCVTAGFGTEELAKSYEAQNDDYNAIMVKALADRFAEAFAEYLHREVRLKYWGYAQDESLDNEALIAEKYRGIRPAPGYPACPDHLEKETIWEVLKVEEEIGVYLTESLAMFPTASVSGYYFGSPHAKYFGVGRITEDQLEDYANRKNISIEKARKWLTPNLSE is encoded by the coding sequence ATGAAAGGAAATCATCATCAGTTAGAACTTCCTGCGAGACCACTTAAATTATCAGGATTAGAGCCGCTTATCATCACTCCCGAATCTAACTTTGTGAATGTTGGGGAGAGAACCAATGTTGCAGGGTCTAAACGATTTTTAAGGTTGGTAAAAGAAGGCAACTATTCCGAAGCATTAGATATTGCAAGGCATCAGGTAGAAGGTGGAGCTCAGATTTTAGATGTCAATATGGACGATGGACTTATTGACGGTAAAGAAGCCATGGTAAAGTTCTTAAACCTCATTGCTTCCGAACCTGATATTGCTCGTATTCCGATTATGATAGACTCATCTAAGTGGGAGATTTTAGAGGCTGGGTTACAGGTAGTGCAGGGTAAAGCGGTGGTCAATTCCATTAGCCTTAAAGGTGGCGAAGAAGAATTCATCAATCAAGCTAAAAAAATAAAAAGATACGGTGCGGCAGTTATTGTTATGGCTTTTGATGAGGTGGGACAAGCCGATACTTACGATAGAAGGATAGAAATCGCGGAGCGGTCTTATCGCCTTTTGGTGGATAAAGTCAACTTTGCTCCAGAGGATATTATTTTTGACCTTAATATATTTCCTGTGGCTACGGGAATGGAAGAACATAGACGAAACGCCATAGATTTTATTGAAGCGACGAGATGGGTAAGACAAAATTTACCGTATGCTTCGGTAAGTGGGGGCGTGAGTAATGTGTCGTTTTCTTTTAGAGGTAATGATACCGTGAGGGAAGCTATGCACTCGGTGTTTTTGTACCACGCCATACAAGCAGGAATGAATATGGGGATTGTAAATCCTACTATGTTAGAGGTGTATGACGAAATTCCTAAAGAACTTCTAACCCTAGTAGAAGATGTTATATTAGACCGAAAAGATGATGCTACAGAACGCCTATTAGAATATTCAGAAACGCATAAATCTACCAAAAAGGAAAAGGTAGAAGACTTATCGTGGAGAGAACAATCTTTACAAGAACGAATTACCTACTCATTAGTAAAAGGGATTGACCGCTTCGTGGAGGAAGATATGGACGCCGCTCTTAAAGTGAGTGAAAAGCCTTTAGATATTATAGAAAATAATCTTATGACAGGTATGGGCGTAGTGGGCGATTTGTTTGGAAGTGGGAAAATGTTTCTGCCTCAAGTGGTAAAATCGGCTAGAGTGATGAAAAAAGCCGTGGCTTACCTTCAGCCTTTCATAGAGCGTGAAAAAGATGCTACACGACCGTCCAATGGTAAAATTTTAATGGCAACCGTAAAGGGAGATGTGCATGATATTGGTAAAAATATTGTGAGTGTAGTATTGGGTTGCAACAATTACGATATTGTAGATTTGGGCGTAATGGTACCTGCTGAAAAGATAATCCAAACAGCGATAGACGAAAAGGTAGATGTTATAGGGCTTAGTGGACTAATTACTCCGAGTTTGGACGAGATGGTACACATTGCTTCTGAATTAGAGAGGCAAAATCTAGAATTTCCTTTAATGATAGGAGGTGCTACAACTTCAAAAGCTCATACAGCGGTTAAAATTGCTCCTCAGTATCGCAATACGGTAGTTCATGTTAATGATGCTTCTAGGGCGGTAAATGTGGTGAGTTCTCTACTTAATAAAGAGAAATCTAATGCTTATGCTCTTAATTTGAGAGAGGAATATGATGAGTTTAGAGAGAAATTTCTTGGGAGAAAAATAGATAAAGAATATGTCTCAATAGAAGAGGCAAGACAAGAACGCTTTAAAATTGATTGGGAGAAAGAAACTATTTCCAAGCCTAATAGTTTAGGAATAAAGGCGATTGAAAATCAAGATTTGGAAGCGTTGTTACCTTATATAGATTGGTCGCCGTTTTTTAGAAGTTGGGATTTACACGGTAAATATCCACAGATTTTAGAAGATGAGGTCGTTGGTATTCAGTCTCAAGAATTGTATCATGATGCTCAAAAAATGCTCAAAAAAATCTTGAAAGAAAAAACACTTACAGCGAAAGCCGTTTTTGGGATTTTCCCTGCTCAATCTAATGATAAAGACGATATTATCATCAATAAAAATGAGGAAAAAATAGCCTTTAGAACATTAAGGCAACAGCTTAAAAAATCCAAAGGAAAGCCTTACTATGCCTTATCGGATTTTATTGCTCCAGAAACTTCGGGTAAGCAAGATTATTTGGGATTGTTTTGTGTAACGGCTGGTTTTGGTACGGAAGAATTAGCTAAATCCTACGAAGCTCAAAATGATGACTATAACGCCATTATGGTAAAGGCTCTTGCGGATAGGTTTGCAGAAGCTTTTGCAGAATATCTGCACCGTGAGGTAAGATTAAAATATTGGGGATATGCCCAAGATGAAAGTTTAGATAACGAAGCGCTTATTGCCGAAAAATATAGAGGGATTCGTCCAGCTCCAGGGTATCCTGCATGTCCAGACCATTTGGAAAAAGAAACCATTTGGGAAGTACTCAAAGTAGAGGAAGAAATAGGGGTTTACCTCACCGAAAGTTTAGCGATGTTTCCTACGGCATCGGTGTCGGGTTATTATTTTGGAAGTCCTCATGCTAAATATTTTGGTGTAGGCAGAATTACAGAAGACCAATTAGAAGATTACGCTAATAGAAAAAACATCAGTATAGAAAAAGCAAGAAAATGGCTTACTCCTAACTTATCAGAGTAG